The Halovivax ruber XH-70 genome includes the window CGCCCAGTGGTGACTCGTGTCAGTCCATCCGCTGAATCAGAACCCCTTTGATTCGGGTGGCCGGAGTATCGAGCATGACGCGCATCGCCGGCATGGCGGGCAATCGGGGGCGAAACCTGTTGAACATCGCAGATCGGCAACCGGGCGGCGCCGAGGTCGCGGTTATCCTCACGAACGCCGCGGACGCGCCGGTGCTGGAGGCGGCAGCCGACCGCGGGATCCCGACCGAGGTCGTTCCGCAGGCGGACGGAATGGATCGACAGGAGCACGAGGAGGCGGTCCTCGACGCACTCGCGGACCACGACGTTGACCTCGTCTGTCTCGACGGCTACATGCGCATCCTCTCGGAGACTTTCCTCGACGCGATGCCGACGACGCTCAACGTTCACCCCTCGCTGCTGCCGGCGTTCCCCGGCATGGACGCCTGGGGTGACGCGCTCGACGCCGGCGTCTCGGTGACGGGCTGTACCGTCCACGTTGTCACCGACGCGACGGACGACGACGGCGACGTGATCGAGGAAGAAATCGACGCCGGCCCGATCGTGACGCAGGAGCCGGTGCCGATCTACGAGGGCGACGACGAGGAGACGCTGAAAGAGCGCGTTCTCTACGAGGGCGAGTTCAGGGCGTACCCGCGCACCGTCGAGTGGTTCGCGGAAGGCGCTGTAACCGTTGATATCGAACGGGGCGAGGTGAACGTGGCCGACGACGTTGCGAGCGTTGCGGACGCGGACCACGATGGGCTACCCACCCGTCGCCTCGTCTCGAACGACCGGGTCGACACCCTCCGCTACGGCGAGAACCCCCACCAGGACGCGGCCGTCTACGCCGACCGGACCTGCGACGAGGCGAGCGTGGTCCACGCCGACCAGTTGAACGAGGGCGCGAAGGCGCTGTCGTACAACAACTACAACGACGCCGACGGCGCGCTGAACCTGATCAAGGAGTTCGACGAGCCCGCCGCCGCGGTCATCAAGCACACCAACCCGGCCGGCTGCGCCACGGCCGACACCCTCGCCGGAGCCTACGAGAACGCCCTCTCCACGGACCCGATGAGCGCCTTCGGCGGGATCGTCGCGCTCAACCGCGAGTGCGACGCCGCCACCGCCGAACAGATCATCGACTCCTTCAAGGAAGTCGTCGTCGCGCCGGGCTACACCGACGACGCGCTCGACGTCCTCTTCGAGAAGGACAACCTGCGCGTCCTCGACGTTGGGTCGTTCGGGGACGAACCGTCGGAGCGATTTACCGAAAAATCCCTCGTCGGCGGCCGCCTCGTCCAGGAGCGCGACCTCCAGTCGGTCACCGTCGACGACCTCGAGGTCGTCACCGAGCGCGAGCCGACCGACGCGGAACTCGAGACGATGGTCTTCGCCTGGCAGACCCTGAAACACGTCAAGTCCAACGGCATCCTCTTCGCCGACGGCACCGAGACCGTCGGCGTCGGGATGGGACAGGTCTCCCGCGTCGACGCCGTCCGCCTCGCTGCGATGAAGGCCGACGAACACGCCGAGGGCAAGGACGCCGAGGGCGCCGTGATGGCCTCGGACGCCTTCTTCCCGTTCCCGGACGGGATCGAGGAGGCCGCGAAGGCGGGCATCGAGGCCGTCGTTCAGCCCGGCGGATCGGTCAACGACGAGGACGTGATCCAGGCCGCCGACGAGCATGGGATGGCGATGGCCTTTACGGGACAACGGTCGTTCAAGCACGATTAGCGCGATTCGGAGCGAACGAAGTGAGCGAGAATCGCGTAATTGCGAGCGGCGAACGAACGTGAGCCGCGAGGAGCGCGATTCGGAGCGTGCGAGGAACCGAGCGAAGCGAGGTTCCTCGGAAGCGCGAACGGGGAACGCACGTGACCCGTGAGCGAGCAAAGCGCGTGAGAACCGCGGGAAAGGCGAACGCCAAAGCCGTGAGCGGGCGGAACGAGTTGGAACCGAACGAAGCGAGGAACCGAGTTCGGACGAGACTTTTCCGAGGCAGGCCAGCCCCGTCTCGGCGAATCTTTTTCCCCTCGCGTGATAGTTCGAGGGTCGAATGGGCCTTTCCGGGAACCCGTCGCGACGCGGACTGCTCGTCGCTGGGGTGACGGCCACAGTCGGGCTTGCGGGGTGCATCGGCGGACCGGAGCCGTTTACGAGCCTGGAAGTCGACGTTTCTGCGCCGTTCGCGTCGGAACCGCCGGTGTCGGTTCCCCTGCGAGTCACCGTGCACGTCCAGAACGTCGACTCGCCGGACGTCGCGCTTCGGACCGTCGAACTGGTCGCGTACGACGCCGACCTGACCGAACTCGCGGCCGAACCGCTCGGCGATTTCGACTGGGCTGGGGCCGACGAGGCGAATAGAACCCGCGACGAACGCGGCGGACAGTTCGTCTCGACGACGGTCTACAGTGCCGATTGGGACGTTGAAACGAGCCTCGCGGTCGACGCGGTGCCGGAGTGGGTGACGGTTCGGGTCGGTGCGGTCTGGTTCGGCGACGAGCCGGCAGACGAAGCGTCCGCTCCAGCTGGTATCGTGAGTGCGTCGACACCGCCGCCGCTGTTCTCGGCGCACGTGGCGCGGTACGCGGGATCGCGACCGCCGCCCGAAACCGTCGAACCCGGTGACTTCACGCGGGACCGCGTCGAGACGGGCCGCGACGTCGAGGAACCGGTCCTCCCACCCGCCTCCGCGGGAGCGACGAACGGGTCGGCGTCGGACGGGTGATCCCGACTCACCGGCCGATACCGCGGAGTCCATCTTGGAGTCGGTACAAGAGGGTCTTCGCTGGGCGGTCACGTTGCCGACATAGCAGGACGTCGCTGTCGGCCTGCCGGGCGACCGACTCGGCGACGTCGTCGGCGACGATCCGGTGGAGAAGGCCGCTGCCGCCGGCGCCGAGTATCGTGAGGCCGTGTTCCGCGGTGTGATCGACGATCCCCACCGACACTTCGTTGCTTCGAAGCACGGTCGTCGCCACCGAGTCGACGGCGCCGAGGGCGGGCGACGTCTGCGCCAGAAGTGCCTGCGCCTCTTCGACGGTCTCCTCGTCAGCCCCGACGGCGACCACGGTGGCGAGCTCGACGCTCGCGTCGCGTTCGCGGGCGATCGAACCCGCTATTTCGGCGGCGTACTCGGTGTGCGGGCCGCCGGCGACGGGGACGAACACCGATTCGATCGGTCCTCTGTCGCGGTCGACGCGTTCGACGAGAACGTCGCAGGCCGCCTCGCGAAGCACCGTGTCGATGTAGCTCCCGAGGACGATGTCGCGCCGACGCGGTCGGCCGTGCCAGCCGAGTAGCATCGCCTCGACGTCGGCGCCACTCGCCAGATCGACCAGACTTCCCGCGACGTCGTGGCCGTATCGGACCAATCCCGTCGCCTCGACGCCAGCGGCGCGGGCGCGCTCGACGGTCTGCGAGACGACGGACTCGCCGGGTTCCCTGTCCATCGACGCGCGTGCCTGTTCGAGACTGGTCTGCGACGGGACGTCGATCACGTGCACGACGAGCAATTCGAGGCCACGATCCTGCGCGACGTCGACAGCCGTCTCGAGGAGCCGGTCGGCCGTCTCGGGATTGGCGACGGGCACGAGCAGGCGGTCCGCGGTCATCGTCTCACCTGCCACGGACCGGCACGTAAGCGTTGGCCCCGTTTCGCCGATAGGTGTGGGGAGTGACTGTCTGCTGTGGGTGGCCTCTGGGCCG containing:
- a CDS encoding universal stress protein, which codes for MTADRLLVPVANPETADRLLETAVDVAQDRGLELLVVHVIDVPSQTSLEQARASMDREPGESVVSQTVERARAAGVEATGLVRYGHDVAGSLVDLASGADVEAMLLGWHGRPRRRDIVLGSYIDTVLREAACDVLVERVDRDRGPIESVFVPVAGGPHTEYAAEIAGSIARERDASVELATVVAVGADEETVEEAQALLAQTSPALGAVDSVATTVLRSNEVSVGIVDHTAEHGLTILGAGGSGLLHRIVADDVAESVARQADSDVLLCRQRDRPAKTLLYRLQDGLRGIGR
- the purH gene encoding bifunctional phosphoribosylaminoimidazolecarboxamide formyltransferase/IMP cyclohydrolase, coding for MTRIAGMAGNRGRNLLNIADRQPGGAEVAVILTNAADAPVLEAAADRGIPTEVVPQADGMDRQEHEEAVLDALADHDVDLVCLDGYMRILSETFLDAMPTTLNVHPSLLPAFPGMDAWGDALDAGVSVTGCTVHVVTDATDDDGDVIEEEIDAGPIVTQEPVPIYEGDDEETLKERVLYEGEFRAYPRTVEWFAEGAVTVDIERGEVNVADDVASVADADHDGLPTRRLVSNDRVDTLRYGENPHQDAAVYADRTCDEASVVHADQLNEGAKALSYNNYNDADGALNLIKEFDEPAAAVIKHTNPAGCATADTLAGAYENALSTDPMSAFGGIVALNRECDAATAEQIIDSFKEVVVAPGYTDDALDVLFEKDNLRVLDVGSFGDEPSERFTEKSLVGGRLVQERDLQSVTVDDLEVVTEREPTDAELETMVFAWQTLKHVKSNGILFADGTETVGVGMGQVSRVDAVRLAAMKADEHAEGKDAEGAVMASDAFFPFPDGIEEAAKAGIEAVVQPGGSVNDEDVIQAADEHGMAMAFTGQRSFKHD